A region of Nitrospirota bacterium DNA encodes the following proteins:
- a CDS encoding ATP-binding protein gives MKERHLTSDIIDSLQNFPVVLLTGARQVGKSTLAQLLSGKDWDARYLTLDTRVTLDAALNDPDGFINATPVPTIIDEVQRAPDLMRAIKSVVDKNQKPGQYLLTGSANLMTLAKVSETLAGRVALHELHPFMWSEITNKKPPTIVGELFAAEDAVTLLKQWKQYTFPDRRKDIEQLILAGGYPTPSQMASTRARRRWFDSYRQTYIERDIRDITAIEHLPDFNRLLSLLSFRTGQIINFSEISREMGLSLSTLRRYLGLLETTYQIYFIRPYFVNIGKRLIKMPKMYFSDSSMACHLCAVEDWETLERQGRVGALVETWAASELRKLITFGDMRYQLYYWRTYTGGEVDFLIEHGQRIVAIEVKWSHKLDNSDMAALKECAKDLKGRHVISVLLYPGTELVAIDKQTIAMPFGFFFGIEN, from the coding sequence ATGAAAGAGCGTCATCTAACATCCGATATAATTGATTCACTGCAGAATTTTCCTGTCGTTTTGCTTACCGGGGCAAGACAGGTCGGTAAATCCACTCTTGCACAGTTACTATCCGGCAAGGATTGGGATGCTCGCTACCTTACTCTTGATACACGTGTTACCCTTGATGCTGCACTTAATGACCCTGACGGATTTATAAACGCAACACCTGTGCCAACAATAATTGATGAGGTACAAAGGGCGCCTGACCTCATGCGTGCAATAAAGAGCGTTGTTGACAAAAACCAAAAGCCAGGACAATACCTTCTAACCGGTTCTGCTAACCTGATGACTCTTGCAAAGGTATCAGAGACGCTTGCCGGCAGGGTGGCGCTCCATGAGCTTCATCCTTTCATGTGGTCGGAGATAACGAATAAGAAACCTCCAACAATCGTTGGAGAGCTTTTTGCAGCGGAGGATGCAGTTACGCTGTTAAAACAATGGAAACAGTACACATTCCCAGACAGAAGGAAAGACATTGAACAGCTAATACTTGCAGGCGGTTATCCAACCCCTTCACAAATGGCCTCAACCAGAGCCCGCAGGCGGTGGTTTGACTCTTACAGACAGACCTATATTGAACGAGACATAAGGGATATAACAGCCATCGAACATCTGCCTGACTTTAACAGGTTATTAAGTCTCCTTTCATTTAGGACAGGACAAATTATCAATTTCTCTGAGATATCAAGGGAAATGGGATTATCGTTAAGCACACTCAGACGATATCTAGGCCTTCTTGAGACCACCTACCAGATATATTTTATCCGGCCGTATTTTGTAAATATCGGTAAAAGGCTTATAAAAATGCCAAAAATGTATTTCAGCGACAGCAGCATGGCCTGTCATCTTTGTGCAGTGGAGGACTGGGAGACACTTGAGCGTCAGGGCAGGGTAGGAGCATTGGTTGAGACATGGGCGGCCTCTGAGTTGAGAAAGCTTATAACTTTTGGAGATATGCGGTATCAGCTTTATTACTGGCGTACCTATACCGGCGGCGAGGTTGACTTTCTTATTGAACACGGACAGAGGATTGTTGCCATAGAGGTAAAATGGTCCCACAAGCTTGATAACTCAGACATGGCAGCCCTTAAGGAATGTGCAAAAGACCTTAAGGGAAGGCATGTCATATCAGTTTTGTTATATCCTGGAACAGAGCTTGTCGCTATTGACAAACAAACTATTGCGATGCCATTTGGCTTTTTCTTTGGAATAGAGAATTAA
- a CDS encoding transporter substrate-binding domain-containing protein — MMRFNSCIAICLLLGSIAFVQNVSSEIHSDNRTIELTSEERAFLQTIKQVRLGVDSARQPFEFITEKGVYSGISAGFIKFCARRLGISIVLVPDLNVGAAMKKLNDGEIDVIPKISPNPQRANTILFTKPYATFASVIVTRQNVRYISGVDNLEGLRVGVLKGLIVESSMKHDYPALPLISLPDVRTALLELSSGNIDVYIDNMAMVSYNIDRLGLNNLKIAAQTPYVYDMAFGVRKDWPLLASALDKTLAGMSKQERAEITGRWLTVEYRSGVNWRIFGPILVALIVIIAFVAVWNRRLRAAVSKREAVQQQLKEYALELESRSMIKFQVSQISSALQKTVTYEELAQQFLSNAAPLIGAAYGILYVYDKNDKKLRAAGGYGCAAKNESFDIGQGLVGQCAFEKEPITITAPSGSDIVINWGIGKTSPGEIILMPVTQTSVVLGVMELATITAFNADATALIDELVPIVAVNIEILNRNLNTEHLLEETQQLADKLNSQQRMLQETEIWYRGIIESAPDGIMVVNQSGEIILTNFMADKIFGYEHGELIGKTVEVLVPRALAQSHLSKRDSFFKNKVTRQMGEGVHITGVRKDGTEFPVDLGLSQLSADGIRDVCACATIRDITVAKRAEEELRQRTDDLERFSRLTIDREERMIELKEEVNTLLEQMNKGSKYKIVPLETITML, encoded by the coding sequence GTGATGAGGTTTAACTCTTGCATTGCGATATGTCTGCTTCTTGGTAGTATCGCTTTTGTTCAAAACGTGTCATCGGAAATTCACTCTGATAACAGAACGATTGAGTTGACTTCTGAGGAAAGGGCGTTCCTTCAGACCATCAAACAGGTGCGTTTAGGGGTGGACTCGGCGCGTCAGCCGTTTGAGTTTATAACTGAAAAGGGTGTATACTCAGGCATCAGTGCTGGCTTTATAAAGTTCTGTGCAAGGCGGCTTGGTATCAGCATTGTTTTAGTGCCCGATCTTAACGTGGGAGCCGCCATGAAGAAATTGAATGACGGCGAAATAGATGTTATTCCAAAAATCTCACCTAATCCGCAACGGGCAAATACTATCCTCTTTACTAAGCCGTATGCCACCTTTGCCTCAGTCATTGTCACCCGCCAAAACGTCAGATACATAAGCGGGGTGGATAATCTTGAGGGACTGAGGGTTGGAGTGTTGAAAGGTTTAATTGTGGAGAGCAGCATGAAGCATGACTATCCGGCGTTGCCTCTCATATCGCTCCCTGATGTCCGCACAGCGCTTCTTGAGCTTTCCTCAGGCAATATTGATGTCTATATAGATAACATGGCAATGGTCTCCTATAACATAGACAGGCTTGGCCTGAATAACCTTAAAATTGCAGCCCAAACCCCCTACGTCTATGACATGGCCTTTGGAGTGAGAAAAGACTGGCCGCTTTTAGCATCTGCTCTTGATAAGACTTTAGCCGGCATGTCCAAACAGGAGCGGGCAGAGATAACAGGACGGTGGCTTACAGTGGAATACCGTTCCGGAGTTAACTGGAGGATTTTTGGCCCCATATTAGTGGCGTTGATTGTTATAATCGCTTTTGTGGCAGTCTGGAACCGGAGGTTAAGAGCAGCAGTATCAAAGCGGGAGGCTGTTCAACAACAGCTTAAGGAATATGCCCTCGAACTTGAGTCACGCTCTATGATTAAGTTTCAAGTCTCTCAAATCTCCTCAGCTCTTCAAAAAACTGTCACTTATGAAGAGCTGGCGCAACAGTTTCTTTCTAATGCAGCACCGCTAATTGGCGCAGCTTATGGAATCCTATATGTTTATGATAAAAATGATAAGAAACTGAGGGCGGCAGGCGGCTATGGCTGTGCCGCAAAAAACGAAAGTTTTGACATTGGACAGGGACTTGTTGGGCAGTGTGCTTTTGAAAAAGAACCTATTACCATAACCGCACCATCAGGGTCAGACATTGTCATAAACTGGGGAATTGGCAAAACCTCACCCGGTGAGATTATTCTTATGCCAGTCACACAAACCTCTGTTGTGCTTGGTGTTATGGAGTTAGCTACCATAACGGCTTTCAACGCTGACGCCACAGCGCTTATTGATGAACTTGTTCCCATAGTTGCCGTAAATATCGAAATCCTTAACCGTAACCTCAACACCGAACACCTTCTTGAGGAAACTCAGCAATTGGCCGACAAGCTGAATTCTCAGCAGAGAATGCTTCAGGAAACGGAAATCTGGTACCGCGGCATTATTGAATCTGCTCCTGATGGGATAATGGTTGTTAATCAATCAGGAGAGATCATTCTGACAAATTTTATGGCTGATAAAATCTTTGGCTATGAACATGGAGAGCTTATTGGTAAGACCGTGGAGGTTTTAGTACCTCGGGCTCTTGCACAATCACACCTCAGTAAACGGGATAGCTTCTTTAAGAACAAAGTGACACGCCAGATGGGAGAGGGAGTCCACATTACCGGAGTACGCAAGGATGGCACTGAGTTTCCTGTGGATTTAGGGCTTTCGCAATTGAGTGCAGACGGTATAAGGGATGTATGCGCTTGTGCTACAATTAGAGACATTACGGTGGCAAAGCGCGCTGAAGAGGAGTTACGGCAGCGCACGGATGATCTTGAGAGGTTCAGCCGTCTTACAATAGATCGTGAAGAGAGAATGATTGAACTTAAGGAGGAGGTTAATACACTGCTTGAGCAGATGAATAAGGGCAGTAAGTATAAGATAGTACCCTTAGAAACTATAACAATGTTATAA
- a CDS encoding glycosyltransferase family 2 protein, whose translation MDKKIELLYKIKQALYGRVLKPLKRKLFQKRSHTFIKRKDYEKWIYRNEPPVNNTKTQKLSEFKYKPLLAVVIVSGSANDSIRSQIMESYSNCNFYLVTETSVTDTIRKLSDEDYILHIGGHCTLAPSALNAYIAVINDTPDVDFIFSGHDYISREKNRRFCPVFKPSSMEFETLCSFNYVGDVWVIRREFLRSFTLSDAGCLTYAVSLYVCAMKGLTRHLPKVLYHVMVEKEDESTIKFSHNCKDILSAYIKTTTNMDFTISEINTYGMYRINYVLKSTPIVSIIIPNKDNSALLKKCIDSIYTKSTYGNYEILIAENGSVNNETFSLYEELKQKTNRLKVITIPGAFNYSAVNNRAVLESCGEVLIFLNNDTEVITPGWIEKLLSVAQKPGTGAIGAKLYYSDGTIQHAGVVLGFGGVAGDPYQGTDGKSDGYMYALRIVRNVSAVTGACLMVRRELFNRINGFDENLSIAYNDVDLCLRLNALGFKTVWTPECELYHYESKSRGYEITNEKKLRLKKESDIFNNKWPSPY comes from the coding sequence ATGGACAAGAAAATCGAACTCTTATATAAAATAAAACAAGCGCTATATGGAAGAGTGCTTAAGCCGCTTAAAAGAAAGTTGTTTCAGAAAAGGTCGCACACTTTCATAAAACGAAAGGACTATGAAAAATGGATTTACCGTAATGAGCCTCCGGTTAATAACACCAAAACCCAAAAGCTGTCAGAGTTTAAATACAAACCATTACTTGCCGTTGTCATTGTCTCAGGTTCTGCAAATGACTCAATCCGTTCACAAATAATGGAGTCGTATTCCAACTGTAATTTCTACCTCGTTACTGAAACCTCCGTAACCGATACGATACGCAAACTATCCGATGAGGATTACATATTGCATATCGGAGGGCATTGCACGTTAGCCCCCTCAGCATTAAATGCCTACATAGCAGTAATTAATGACACCCCTGATGTTGACTTCATATTTTCCGGCCATGATTATATAAGCCGTGAGAAAAACAGACGGTTTTGTCCTGTCTTTAAACCATCCTCTATGGAGTTTGAAACACTGTGCAGCTTTAATTATGTGGGAGATGTGTGGGTCATTCGGAGAGAGTTTTTACGCAGTTTTACACTTTCAGATGCCGGATGTTTAACTTATGCTGTGTCTCTTTATGTGTGCGCAATGAAAGGGCTGACTCGCCATCTGCCAAAGGTGCTCTATCATGTAATGGTAGAAAAGGAGGATGAAAGCACAATCAAATTTTCACACAACTGCAAGGATATTTTATCGGCTTATATTAAAACCACTACTAATATGGACTTTACCATCTCTGAGATCAACACTTATGGAATGTACCGGATTAATTACGTTTTAAAATCAACTCCGATTGTTTCCATCATAATTCCAAATAAGGATAACAGCGCACTTTTAAAAAAATGTATTGACTCAATTTACACAAAGAGCACCTACGGTAACTATGAAATTCTGATAGCCGAAAACGGCAGTGTTAACAACGAAACATTTTCACTATATGAAGAGCTTAAACAAAAGACAAACAGGTTAAAAGTCATAACTATTCCTGGAGCGTTTAACTACTCTGCTGTAAACAACCGTGCCGTGTTGGAATCTTGTGGAGAGGTTTTGATTTTTCTCAATAATGACACTGAAGTGATAACGCCCGGGTGGATTGAAAAGCTCCTGAGTGTTGCACAAAAACCCGGCACAGGCGCTATCGGTGCAAAACTATATTACTCTGACGGCACAATTCAACATGCCGGTGTGGTGTTGGGGTTTGGAGGTGTTGCCGGAGACCCGTATCAGGGCACAGACGGTAAATCTGACGGATATATGTATGCCCTCAGAATTGTCAGAAATGTATCTGCCGTAACCGGAGCATGTCTTATGGTAAGAAGAGAGCTATTTAACCGCATTAACGGCTTTGATGAAAACCTTTCTATCGCCTATAATGACGTTGACCTGTGTTTGAGGTTAAATGCCCTTGGGTTTAAGACAGTATGGACGCCTGAGTGTGAGCTCTATCACTATGAGTCTAAGAGCAGAGGCTATGAAATTACCAACGAAAAGAAACTCAGGCTTAAAAAAGAATCGGATATTTTTAACAATAAATGGCCATCCCCGTATTAA
- a CDS encoding two-component system response regulator yields MDTPEFSKHPVVLVVDDTPDNLSLMSEMLKDKYKVKLANNGEKALKIAASPNPPDIILLDIMMPVMDGYEVMKRLRAEPSTNDIPVIFLTAKSEIDDERYGLELGAVDYITKPVSPPIVLARLKTHLTLKLARDFLKDNNEYLQAEVKRRTEAIAAVQDVTIMSLSSLAETRDNDTGNHISRTQMYVTALARYLKDHPRFSSSLTEENIQFINKSAPLHDIGKVGIPDSILLKPGKLTDEEYEVMKKHASLGRGAIERAEVKLGIEVDFLKFAKEIAYYHHEKWDGTGYPEGVSADDIPVCARLMAVADVYDALISKRVYKTGMSHEKAREIITNGKNTQFDPDVVEAFLAIEEEFKAIADKFNDSEEHGH; encoded by the coding sequence ATGGATACACCGGAATTTTCCAAACACCCAGTAGTGCTTGTTGTGGATGACACACCTGATAATCTCTCGCTGATGAGTGAGATGTTAAAGGACAAATATAAAGTTAAACTTGCCAACAATGGCGAGAAAGCCCTTAAAATAGCAGCTTCACCTAATCCTCCCGATATAATTCTCCTGGACATCATGATGCCGGTGATGGATGGCTATGAGGTGATGAAACGGCTGCGCGCTGAGCCCTCAACAAATGACATACCGGTGATATTTCTGACTGCAAAGTCAGAAATTGATGATGAGCGCTACGGCCTTGAACTGGGAGCTGTGGACTATATTACAAAGCCTGTCAGTCCGCCCATAGTGCTGGCGCGTCTAAAGACACATCTAACGCTGAAACTGGCTCGTGATTTCCTGAAAGACAATAATGAATATCTGCAGGCAGAGGTTAAACGGCGCACAGAGGCTATAGCTGCCGTTCAGGATGTCACCATAATGTCTCTTAGTTCACTGGCCGAGACCAGAGACAATGATACGGGAAACCACATCAGCCGCACACAAATGTACGTTACCGCTTTAGCAAGGTACTTAAAGGACCATCCGCGCTTTAGCAGTTCTTTAACTGAGGAAAACATTCAATTTATCAATAAAAGCGCCCCACTTCATGACATAGGCAAAGTGGGCATTCCTGATTCAATTTTATTAAAACCCGGTAAGCTTACCGATGAAGAGTATGAAGTAATGAAAAAACATGCTTCTTTAGGTAGAGGAGCAATAGAGAGGGCGGAAGTAAAATTAGGGATAGAAGTGGATTTTTTGAAATTTGCCAAAGAGATAGCATATTACCATCATGAAAAATGGGATGGCACCGGTTATCCAGAGGGGGTCTCAGCCGACGATATACCTGTGTGTGCGCGTCTTATGGCAGTTGCCGATGTGTATGATGCGTTAATTTCAAAAAGAGTCTATAAAACCGGAATGTCTCACGAAAAAGCACGGGAAATTATAACAAATGGAAAGAACACTCAATTTGACCCGGATGTTGTAGAAGCGTTTTTGGCTATAGAGGAGGAGTTTAAGGCTATTGCAGATAAGTTTAATGATTCAGAAGAACACGGTCATTAA
- a CDS encoding DUF5618 family protein has product MARQPKTQTQGEAFRYLANARDILKHSKIEDDIYLDKKPVREAFGTAYLAVLEAINEALIEKGLTQKELPKSVDGYRAALKKFISVHNGKLIREFEFLYETLHIGGYYRGLIYGVDLVKDSFKHTESFINKLVVH; this is encoded by the coding sequence GTGGCACGGCAACCTAAAACGCAAACGCAAGGAGAGGCTTTCAGGTATTTAGCCAATGCACGGGATATCTTAAAGCACTCAAAGATAGAAGATGATATTTATCTGGATAAAAAACCGGTGCGAGAGGCTTTTGGAACGGCTTATTTAGCAGTATTGGAGGCTATTAATGAGGCGTTAATTGAAAAAGGGCTCACTCAAAAAGAATTGCCAAAATCTGTGGACGGTTACAGGGCTGCCTTAAAGAAGTTTATATCCGTACATAACGGGAAACTTATCAGAGAGTTTGAGTTTCTATATGAAACATTACATATCGGCGGTTATTACAGAGGCCTTATTTACGGAGTGGATTTAGTAAAGGATTCTTTTAAACATACTGAGAGCTTTATAAACAAACTCGTTGTCCACTAA
- a CDS encoding efflux RND transporter periplasmic adaptor subunit, giving the protein MKKLIIASVALALLTVVLYFFFIAKKNDKPNYRTEKIEMGEIVSAITATGVVNPVTTISVGTQVSGTIKEILVDYNSLVKKGQLIARIDPDTFQAQVNQAQANLKLAHANLKKSKASLNDAQKGMKRNKELFDKKFISQSDMDTSETNYLTASATVDASVAQVEQAQAALVQSESNLKYTYIYSPVDGIVISKSVDVGQTVAASFQTPTLFSIAGDLTKMQIDTNVVEADIGKAAKGQPVEFTVDAYPEITFKGVVTQVRNAAVTVSNVVTYDVVVKVDNSELKLKPGMTANATIIVSKKSDILKVPNSALRFQPLLLSKKTDSKGASVWILKGETPQRIAVTKGESDGNFTEVISSQITPGMPVIVESKTSSNTLKPPAGRPQPHGAKLF; this is encoded by the coding sequence GTGAAAAAACTTATTATTGCCTCCGTAGCTTTGGCATTGCTGACTGTTGTACTTTATTTTTTCTTTATTGCTAAAAAAAACGATAAGCCAAATTACCGCACCGAAAAGATTGAAATGGGCGAAATAGTGTCAGCAATTACGGCAACCGGCGTGGTTAATCCCGTGACCACAATTTCAGTAGGCACGCAGGTTTCAGGCACCATCAAAGAGATATTAGTTGATTATAACTCTCTTGTTAAGAAAGGACAGTTGATTGCACGTATTGATCCAGACACATTTCAGGCTCAGGTTAACCAGGCTCAGGCTAATTTAAAGCTTGCTCATGCGAATCTCAAAAAGTCAAAAGCCTCGTTAAACGATGCCCAAAAAGGTATGAAACGAAACAAAGAGCTTTTTGACAAAAAATTTATATCTCAAAGCGATATGGACACATCTGAGACAAATTATCTGACGGCCTCTGCCACTGTTGACGCCTCAGTTGCACAGGTAGAGCAGGCTCAGGCAGCCCTTGTACAGTCGGAAAGCAACCTAAAGTACACATACATTTACTCTCCGGTTGACGGTATTGTGATCTCAAAGTCAGTGGATGTAGGACAAACTGTAGCCGCAAGTTTTCAAACCCCTACCCTTTTTAGCATAGCCGGAGATTTAACTAAAATGCAGATTGATACAAATGTAGTTGAAGCCGACATTGGCAAAGCGGCTAAGGGCCAGCCGGTAGAATTTACCGTGGATGCCTACCCGGAAATTACCTTTAAGGGCGTTGTAACACAGGTTAGAAATGCTGCTGTTACGGTCTCTAATGTTGTTACTTACGACGTTGTGGTAAAGGTGGATAATTCGGAGCTTAAGCTAAAGCCCGGAATGACTGCAAACGCCACAATCATAGTCAGTAAAAAGTCTGACATACTGAAAGTTCCAAACAGTGCTCTCAGATTTCAGCCCTTATTGCTGTCCAAAAAAACTGACTCCAAAGGCGCCTCCGTTTGGATTTTAAAGGGAGAAACACCGCAACGTATAGCTGTTACAAAGGGAGAGAGCGATGGTAATTTCACAGAAGTAATCTCCTCTCAGATTACCCCCGGGATGCCGGTAATTGTTGAATCTAAAACCTCTTCAAACACTTTAAAACCACCAGCGGGCAGACCGCAACCCCACGGAGCCAAACTCTTTTAA
- a CDS encoding type III PLP-dependent enzyme translates to MVKTFKINDSVAKLVDKTTFLKTLNYIDSGQLKTPYLVIDGDKLARNAATIGKGIQNSKVFYAVKANPAQNVLDFLNHQGTGFEISSMGELNVLAALKIAPERIISSNPVKIPDFITTAYNYGIRMFSLDSTVEVKKISALAPGSSVYVRLSVPNEGSEWPLSKKFGVEIDDAVSLILMSKDYGLNPVGVTFHVGSQCNNVYNWNIAVDKAGLVFDMAARAGVTLSVLNIGGGYPIKYTRDVPGVQVIEQNINKLIAQRFGETIEVHLEPGRSMVGDAGIMVSRVTGKADRLNEKWLYIDVGVFNGLMESIGGIKYSYIVETTTHTAAKQNWVLAGPSCDSFDVIDKNVYLNEPEPGDMVLILSGGAYTISYASEFNGCAIPHTVIV, encoded by the coding sequence ATGGTAAAAACATTTAAAATAAATGACTCAGTGGCAAAGCTTGTAGATAAGACAACGTTTTTGAAAACTCTCAACTACATTGACTCAGGCCAACTGAAAACACCGTATCTGGTTATTGACGGTGATAAACTAGCCAGAAACGCCGCCACTATCGGCAAAGGAATACAAAATAGCAAGGTGTTCTACGCCGTTAAGGCTAATCCCGCCCAGAATGTTTTGGATTTTCTAAACCACCAGGGCACAGGGTTTGAAATATCATCAATGGGTGAATTAAACGTGTTAGCCGCTCTTAAAATTGCCCCGGAGAGGATAATATCAAGTAATCCGGTTAAAATTCCTGATTTTATAACAACCGCCTATAACTATGGCATACGGATGTTTTCGCTGGATTCAACTGTTGAGGTTAAAAAAATATCAGCCCTTGCTCCGGGAAGCAGTGTGTATGTGCGGCTTTCCGTACCAAATGAGGGCAGTGAGTGGCCGTTAAGTAAAAAGTTTGGGGTAGAAATTGACGATGCGGTATCACTAATCCTAATGTCTAAGGATTATGGTTTAAACCCTGTGGGGGTCACCTTTCATGTGGGCTCACAGTGTAACAACGTGTATAACTGGAACATTGCGGTGGATAAGGCGGGGCTTGTTTTTGACATGGCAGCCCGTGCCGGGGTAACTCTGAGTGTGCTTAACATTGGCGGAGGGTATCCGATAAAATATACAAGGGATGTACCTGGGGTTCAGGTAATTGAGCAAAACATTAATAAACTAATCGCACAAAGATTTGGCGAAACTATAGAGGTTCATCTTGAGCCAGGGCGCTCTATGGTTGGGGATGCAGGCATTATGGTGTCAAGGGTTACAGGTAAGGCAGACAGGCTTAATGAGAAATGGCTCTACATTGATGTCGGAGTGTTTAACGGGCTTATGGAGAGCATCGGTGGAATTAAGTACAGCTACATTGTTGAAACCACCACACACACAGCCGCTAAACAGAACTGGGTGCTTGCCGGGCCCAGTTGTGACAGCTTTGATGTCATAGATAAAAACGTGTATCTGAATGAGCCCGAACCCGGTGATATGGTTCTTATTCTTTCCGGTGGGGCCTATACAATTTCCTACGCATCGGAGTTTAACGGCTGTGCCATTCCTCACACTGTAATCGTATAA
- a CDS encoding HAMP domain-containing protein → MLQVNEDDIDTVTAAFAAILKGKKPETIVLPDNYPDNEIRQMADYINRFIDEYNEATNMAYHLASGEINFEPHMGKTLIAQSLKGLQASLKHLTWTTKQIANGDFDHKVDFMGEFSEAFNSMAEQLDSAFKERMHTMEKLQSQVIELARAQRAMLNIMEDFKEAKKEADTKLRPLQNSQNGGKVFPN, encoded by the coding sequence ATGTTACAAGTTAATGAAGATGACATAGATACGGTAACCGCCGCTTTTGCTGCGATTCTTAAAGGCAAAAAGCCAGAGACAATTGTGCTGCCTGATAACTACCCTGACAATGAAATCAGGCAGATGGCCGATTACATTAACAGGTTTATTGATGAGTATAATGAAGCAACTAACATGGCATATCATCTTGCAAGTGGAGAGATTAATTTTGAACCGCATATGGGAAAAACTCTGATAGCCCAATCTCTCAAAGGGCTGCAGGCAAGCCTGAAGCATCTGACATGGACAACAAAGCAAATTGCCAATGGGGATTTCGATCATAAGGTTGATTTTATGGGTGAGTTTTCAGAGGCATTTAATAGTATGGCAGAGCAGTTGGACAGTGCTTTTAAAGAAAGAATGCACACTATGGAGAAACTGCAAAGCCAGGTTATCGAACTTGCCAGAGCACAAAGAGCAATGTTAAACATTATGGAGGATTTTAAAGAAGCCAAAAAGGAGGCTGATACCAAATTGAGACCGTTGCAAAATTCCCAAAATGGGGGAAAAGTATTTCCCAATTAA
- the speE gene encoding polyamine aminopropyltransferase: MIKFIEQEPYSPIAHTYEVEKILHKEKSKFQELTVIQNPFFGRMLLLDGIVQITDRDELFYHEILTQIVMHAHPEPKRVVVIGGGDGGVVKEVLKHKSVEKVYFVEIDEAVIRVSREFFPSVSEKVDDPKVEIKVMDGAEFVRSVKNIDITIVDSTDVIGFARTLFTKEFFDNVKNSMNSNGMFVTHTESLHFHKDIVIEMQENLKRVFPVVDLYTQCIATYPGNWWTFAVATNGLDARVMRQPFEIETKYYDDEIHERLFVTKKFYKKLINRELQW; the protein is encoded by the coding sequence ATGATAAAATTTATCGAACAAGAACCATACTCACCAATTGCACACACGTATGAGGTGGAGAAAATCCTGCACAAAGAAAAGAGTAAGTTTCAGGAATTAACGGTAATACAAAATCCATTTTTCGGGCGGATGCTTTTGTTGGACGGCATTGTGCAGATAACAGACAGGGACGAGTTATTTTATCATGAGATTCTTACCCAAATCGTTATGCACGCTCATCCGGAGCCAAAGCGGGTAGTTGTAATAGGGGGCGGAGATGGCGGTGTAGTAAAAGAGGTACTTAAACACAAGAGCGTGGAAAAAGTCTATTTTGTAGAGATAGATGAGGCAGTTATCAGAGTTTCACGGGAGTTTTTCCCGTCGGTTTCAGAAAAGGTGGATGATCCAAAGGTAGAGATAAAGGTCATGGATGGCGCCGAGTTTGTCAGAAGTGTTAAAAACATAGACATAACGATAGTTGACTCCACAGACGTCATTGGTTTTGCGCGAACACTGTTTACAAAAGAGTTTTTTGACAACGTGAAAAACTCAATGAATTCCAACGGGATGTTCGTAACGCACACGGAATCGCTTCACTTTCACAAAGACATTGTAATCGAGATGCAGGAAAATCTTAAAAGAGTTTTCCCAGTGGTAGATCTCTATACCCAGTGCATAGCAACGTATCCCGGCAACTGGTGGACTTTTGCGGTTGCTACAAACGGCCTTGATGCGCGTGTGATGAGACAGCCTTTTGAAATAGAAACTAAATACTATGACGATGAAATCCACGAGCGCCTGTTTGTGACAAAAAAGTTCTATAAAAAGTTAATCAACAGAGAACTTCAGTGGTAG